From Methylopila sp. M107, a single genomic window includes:
- a CDS encoding histidine phosphotransferase family protein: MSTSDGTAEDGVITLDGLDLAALVASRVCHDVISPVGAIVNGLEILEDEKDEGMRGFAFDLIKKSAAQASARLQFCRIAFGAAGSAAAVLDLGDAEQVARGFIEDDKTKLVWEAQRQLLPKNVVKLLLNLVLVATTTVPRGGQIKVTSTGEGDATEFVLVANGTSARVPANVVELISGRAPENRVDAHVIQPFYAGLVARAAGMTVTIEAEIEGQQIVTKAKPASA, from the coding sequence ATGTCAACCTCCGACGGAACCGCCGAGGACGGCGTCATCACGCTCGACGGGCTCGATCTCGCGGCGCTGGTCGCGAGCCGCGTCTGCCACGACGTCATCAGCCCGGTGGGCGCGATCGTCAACGGCCTCGAGATCCTCGAGGACGAGAAGGACGAGGGCATGCGCGGCTTCGCCTTCGACCTCATCAAGAAAAGCGCCGCGCAGGCCTCGGCTCGCCTGCAGTTCTGCCGGATCGCCTTCGGCGCGGCGGGCTCCGCGGCCGCCGTGCTCGACCTCGGCGACGCCGAACAGGTCGCGCGCGGCTTCATCGAGGACGACAAGACCAAGCTCGTCTGGGAGGCGCAGCGCCAGCTGCTGCCGAAGAACGTGGTGAAGCTGCTGCTCAACCTCGTGCTGGTCGCCACCACCACGGTGCCGCGCGGCGGCCAGATCAAGGTCACCTCGACCGGCGAGGGCGACGCGACCGAGTTCGTGCTGGTCGCGAACGGGACCAGCGCCCGCGTGCCCGCGAACGTCGTCGAGCTGATTTCGGGACGGGCCCCGGAGAACCGCGTCGACGCCCATGTGATCCAGCCGTTCTACGCCGGCCTCGTCGCGCGGGCGGCCGGCATGACGGTCACGATCGAGGCCGAGATCGAGGGCCAGCAGATCGTCACGAAGGCGAAGCCCGCTTCGGCCTGA
- a CDS encoding ATPase, T2SS/T4P/T4SS family, translating into MLDRLIRELSIGQTITNQALERGRRAAEQSGSRIDQALNRLGLIPDDALVAAWSSVASLPIAMISDFPPLNPAAGTLHPSFLRHSRCAPLAIDGGTLVLAVEDPLDHFTPAAVALRTGLSVELRLARSGDIDAWLKSLPDDNHPADEAQHLVDESLTLDVERLKDRASDAPVVRLVNAIIDRAIESKASDIHLTSQRSGSRLRYRIDGILRDAEPPGAGLHASVISRIKIMAGLDIAERRLPQDGRIRATFRGQEIDLRVSTMPHAHGEGAVLRVLDRSAVELRFESLGLSETTVAALRRALSAPHGMILVTGPTGSGKSTTLYAALKEISGPDRNVVTVEDPIEHHLAGVNQIQVALNVGPIARRRRLRPQ; encoded by the coding sequence ATGCTTGATCGCCTGATACGCGAACTCAGTATTGGTCAAACAATCACTAATCAAGCGCTCGAGCGGGGGCGACGAGCGGCCGAGCAAAGTGGCTCCCGCATAGACCAGGCGCTGAACCGTCTGGGTTTGATTCCGGACGACGCGCTCGTCGCCGCGTGGAGTTCGGTCGCGAGCCTGCCAATTGCTATGATCTCGGATTTCCCACCCTTGAACCCGGCTGCCGGGACCCTGCATCCAAGCTTTCTCCGGCACTCCCGCTGCGCTCCTCTAGCCATCGATGGCGGAACCCTCGTCCTCGCCGTCGAAGACCCTCTCGACCACTTCACCCCCGCAGCCGTCGCCTTGCGCACCGGTCTCAGCGTCGAGCTTCGCCTCGCCCGTTCCGGCGACATCGACGCCTGGCTCAAATCGCTTCCCGACGACAACCATCCTGCGGATGAGGCGCAGCACCTCGTTGACGAATCTCTGACCCTTGACGTCGAGCGTCTGAAGGATCGGGCGAGCGACGCGCCGGTGGTGCGGCTGGTGAACGCGATCATCGACCGGGCGATCGAGAGCAAGGCGTCGGACATTCACCTTACGTCGCAACGTTCCGGCTCGCGGCTGCGCTACCGCATCGACGGCATCTTGCGGGACGCCGAGCCGCCGGGGGCGGGCTTGCACGCCTCGGTGATCTCGCGGATCAAGATCATGGCGGGGCTCGACATCGCCGAGCGGCGGCTTCCGCAGGACGGGCGCATCCGCGCGACCTTTCGGGGGCAGGAGATCGACCTTCGCGTCTCCACCATGCCGCACGCCCATGGCGAGGGCGCGGTGCTGCGCGTGCTGGACCGCTCGGCGGTCGAGCTGCGCTTCGAATCCCTTGGCCTGTCGGAGACCACGGTCGCGGCGCTGCGGCGGGCGCTGTCCGCCCCGCACGGCATGATCCTCGTCACCGGCCCGACCGGCTCGGGCAAGTCCACCACGCTCTACGCCGCGCTGAAGGAGATTTCGGGGCCGGACCGCAACGTCGTGACTGTGGAAGACCCGATCGAACATCACCTTGCGGGGGTCAATCAGATCCAGGTCGCGCTCAATGTGGGCCCGATTGCGCGCAGGCGTCGCCTTCGGCCGCAATGA
- a CDS encoding RHS repeat-associated core domain-containing protein yields MTEAGVATEIVIDTVHDARGRKTEVTAPYYLGATVYKTKTAYDAADRVVSVTEPDGAVTTTTYAAAPAGYFSQVITKAPLARETRVLNDAHGNVRRTARMLGATEIKTEVEFDALDRVTEITDPGGSVWTNTYDMLGRRTQAKDPDLGTWTYAYNAAGRLVAQTDALGATTDLTYARFGRVTRKVVTPSGQPGRSTYSFYGEAVTGGFNKGKLTRQYTADARVCFDYNAVGDKIRERWTFPGVSAACPSVIDEDELVTEIYYDKGGRVVGKKYPSGEVSGSSDPEKTGDAGAWRYDLAGRLLSIPKLIDAFAYNASGQVTKATYENGVITANAFSPQRNWLTTYETKVGATVLLKGVYTRDAAGRITGVTTSGTTKDSWAYGYDALDRLISANNANDNTLDQTFAYLANGNFSSMTTNGVASAYVYPAATAPRPHAPTSVGGQALTYDANGNMKSGRGRTFTWDGENRPSSIQMGTAAPVTFVYGPEGGRVKKLAPTPASQNCPATARIETLTIGDVQRVIKPVCAGGVKTGETAEWTNNVHADAKTVKSGTDAAKPMFLHRDHLSTVRLVTRDAGAVEERSSFKPYGDRARTPGTGATTVETKGFIGERDDPETGLVYLNARYYDPAIGRFVSPDTYDPLGEGVGTNRYAYADNDPINKSDPNGHIFQLLAALAAAVPVAGSAAPPIMTVGLTAAAETGVTVTITEGIRTAAVTGAGGGSGLWYGSGVATGVKAAATAGVTTGVVAGTSSGVAASVSGSFQVAQSTILTPRISPSPGLLPRVGVPPSTLGARMPWLPRGMTNKQFGEQIMNWGKGSESGKWLQRLQNDPGFAKQIAESAKNNGVTKEAIGRTSDMYKENFGRNPQQQFKNRGDGLDIIKNLYSEGGTYFCPDGLCS; encoded by the coding sequence GTGACCGAGGCCGGCGTCGCGACCGAGATCGTCATCGACACCGTCCACGACGCGCGCGGCCGCAAGACGGAGGTGACGGCGCCCTACTATCTCGGCGCGACGGTCTACAAGACCAAGACCGCCTATGACGCGGCCGACCGCGTCGTCTCCGTCACCGAACCGGACGGCGCCGTCACCACGACGACCTATGCGGCCGCGCCCGCAGGGTACTTCTCGCAAGTCATCACCAAGGCGCCGCTCGCCCGCGAGACCCGCGTCCTGAACGACGCGCACGGCAATGTCCGCCGCACGGCGCGCATGCTCGGGGCGACGGAGATCAAGACGGAGGTCGAGTTCGACGCGCTCGACCGCGTGACGGAAATTACCGATCCGGGCGGCTCGGTCTGGACCAACACCTACGACATGCTCGGGCGCAGGACCCAGGCCAAGGATCCGGATCTCGGAACCTGGACCTACGCCTACAACGCAGCCGGTCGTCTCGTCGCCCAGACGGACGCCCTCGGCGCGACGACGGACCTGACCTATGCGCGGTTCGGCCGCGTGACCCGGAAGGTCGTCACGCCTTCGGGCCAGCCCGGGCGATCGACCTATTCGTTCTATGGCGAAGCCGTCACGGGCGGCTTCAACAAGGGCAAGCTGACGCGGCAGTACACCGCCGATGCGCGCGTCTGCTTCGACTACAACGCCGTTGGCGACAAGATCCGAGAGCGCTGGACGTTCCCGGGCGTGTCGGCCGCCTGCCCGTCCGTCATCGACGAAGACGAGCTCGTCACCGAGATCTACTACGACAAGGGCGGCCGCGTCGTCGGCAAGAAGTACCCCAGCGGCGAGGTCTCGGGGTCGTCGGACCCGGAGAAGACCGGCGACGCCGGGGCCTGGCGCTACGACTTGGCCGGGCGCCTGCTGTCGATCCCGAAGCTGATCGACGCCTTCGCCTACAACGCCAGCGGACAGGTCACCAAGGCGACCTACGAGAACGGGGTGATCACCGCCAACGCGTTCTCGCCGCAGCGCAACTGGCTCACGACCTACGAGACCAAGGTCGGCGCCACGGTCCTGCTCAAGGGCGTCTACACCCGCGACGCTGCGGGCCGCATCACGGGCGTCACCACCTCAGGCACGACCAAGGACAGCTGGGCCTATGGCTACGACGCGCTCGACCGGCTGATCTCGGCCAACAACGCCAACGACAACACGCTCGATCAGACGTTCGCCTATCTTGCGAACGGCAACTTCAGCTCGATGACGACCAACGGCGTCGCGTCGGCTTACGTCTATCCGGCCGCGACGGCTCCGCGTCCGCATGCGCCGACTTCGGTCGGCGGGCAGGCGCTGACTTACGACGCCAACGGCAACATGAAGAGCGGTCGCGGCCGAACCTTCACCTGGGACGGCGAGAACAGGCCCTCGTCGATCCAGATGGGAACCGCGGCGCCGGTCACCTTCGTCTACGGTCCCGAAGGCGGACGGGTGAAGAAGCTCGCGCCGACGCCGGCGAGCCAGAACTGCCCGGCGACCGCGAGGATCGAGACCCTCACGATCGGCGACGTGCAGCGCGTCATCAAGCCGGTCTGCGCCGGCGGCGTGAAGACCGGCGAGACAGCGGAATGGACCAACAACGTCCATGCCGACGCCAAGACGGTGAAGAGCGGGACGGACGCGGCGAAGCCGATGTTCCTGCATCGCGACCACCTGAGCACCGTGCGTCTCGTGACGCGCGACGCCGGCGCGGTCGAGGAGCGCTCGAGCTTCAAGCCCTATGGCGACCGCGCTCGTACGCCGGGAACAGGCGCGACCACGGTCGAGACCAAGGGCTTCATCGGCGAGCGCGACGATCCGGAGACCGGCCTCGTCTACCTCAACGCCCGCTACTACGACCCCGCGATCGGTCGCTTCGTCTCGCCCGACACCTACGATCCGCTCGGAGAAGGCGTCGGCACCAACCGGTACGCCTACGCCGACAACGATCCAATCAACAAGTCAGACCCGAACGGGCATATCTTTCAACTACTGGCAGCACTGGCGGCTGCGGTCCCGGTGGCTGGGAGCGCGGCGCCACCGATAATGACTGTTGGCTTGACGGCTGCGGCGGAGACTGGCGTAACCGTAACGATCACAGAAGGGATACGAACCGCAGCTGTAACTGGCGCCGGAGGGGGAAGTGGACTCTGGTATGGATCTGGGGTGGCGACGGGGGTTAAGGCGGCAGCGACTGCTGGTGTCACGACTGGCGTCGTAGCGGGGACTAGTAGTGGAGTGGCGGCTAGCGTTTCTGGCTCCTTCCAAGTCGCTCAAAGTACGATTCTGACCCCAAGAATCTCCCCATCTCCTGGGCTGCTGCCACGGGTTGGAGTGCCGCCCTCAACCTTGGGAGCAAGAATGCCATGGCTACCGAGGGGAATGACCAACAAACAGTTCGGGGAACAAATAATGAATTGGGGTAAGGGTTCAGAATCAGGAAAGTGGCTGCAGCGTTTACAGAATGATCCAGGCTTCGCAAAGCAAATTGCCGAATCCGCAAAGAATAATGGCGTAACGAAAGAGGCGATTGGCAGAACGAGCGACATGTATAAAGAAAATTTTGGACGAAATCCTCAACAACAATTTAAGAATAGAGGTGACGGATTGGATATCATAAAAAATCTATATTCGGAGGGTGGAACTTATTTTTGCCCGGATGGTCTCTGTAGTTAG
- the cysQ gene encoding 3'(2'),5'-bisphosphate nucleotidase CysQ has protein sequence MHEAAHDRRLLEALASLSVEAGRAILDVYDGPEIEARAKDDRSPVTAADERAEVILLSGLEKLLPGVPVIAEEEASREGVRKDAPKTFLLVDPLDGTREFLAKNGEFTVNVGLIDDGKPILGCVFAPALGAMWIGSSALGAKTARAGNREIPAADAYRSIAVRPAGAAALCAVASRSHSDPTTEEFLSTLSIASRRSAGSSLKFCLVAEGEADVYPRFGPTMEWDTAAGHAVLSAAGGAVLKPDGSAFLYGKAEAGFRNGPFVAWGGRD, from the coding sequence ATGCACGAGGCCGCGCACGATCGACGCCTGCTCGAGGCGCTCGCGAGCCTGTCGGTCGAGGCCGGCCGCGCGATCCTCGACGTCTATGACGGGCCGGAGATCGAGGCCCGCGCCAAGGACGACCGCAGCCCCGTCACCGCCGCCGACGAGCGCGCCGAGGTGATCCTGCTGTCGGGCCTCGAAAAGCTGCTGCCGGGCGTGCCGGTGATCGCGGAGGAGGAAGCCTCGCGCGAGGGCGTGCGCAAGGACGCGCCGAAGACCTTCCTGCTGGTCGACCCGCTCGACGGCACGCGCGAGTTTCTGGCGAAGAACGGCGAGTTCACGGTCAATGTCGGCCTGATCGACGACGGCAAGCCGATCCTCGGCTGCGTGTTCGCGCCCGCGCTCGGCGCGATGTGGATCGGGTCAAGCGCGCTCGGCGCCAAGACCGCGCGCGCCGGCAACCGCGAGATCCCGGCCGCCGACGCCTACCGCTCGATCGCGGTGCGGCCGGCCGGCGCCGCGGCGCTCTGCGCGGTCGCAAGCCGCAGCCATTCCGATCCGACCACGGAAGAGTTCCTGTCGACGCTCAGCATCGCGAGCCGCCGCTCCGCGGGTTCGTCGCTCAAGTTCTGCCTGGTGGCCGAGGGCGAGGCCGACGTCTATCCGCGCTTCGGCCCCACCATGGAATGGGACACGGCGGCGGGACACGCGGTGCTGTCGGCCGCCGGCGGCGCGGTGCTGAAGCCCGACGGCTCCGCCTTCCTCTACGGCAAGGCGGAGGCCGGCTTCCGGAACGGCCCGTTCGTGGCGTGGGGCGGACGGGACTGA